A genomic segment from Spinacia oleracea cultivar Varoflay chromosome 3, BTI_SOV_V1, whole genome shotgun sequence encodes:
- the LOC110784875 gene encoding uncharacterized protein At5g49945: protein MAKRSSTSQWLTPVSSLLLPRSGDALWYTLSLLSLSSLLLHHLSLPTYAVTPSPHFEGFGDDLDDPLDDSPIQLTDLPPSPTLTQSDSQTHHGPPPSSSSSDLQSQFTDSPPSRKPSSQFEYWDEDEFEGLPTDFQQSLPESPKVSDDTTPSENNKEVASSLSDAKPQFVADPKSLIAVYAIEIACVSFLIVFGINYFTGKKENENLALAWAAKFATKDTIFEKNFSLLGVGEGEDSPLLLKEGQNVFKFYASGRRYCQGLLATLELKSRHDLISRVYNAVVPTKDEITFEVYMNDEAIDQVVFAVARKKTAKTMLKEFPDLQRFGSLMPPPSNKKWVAEDLSVVSESKEVGADLITEVVLDQVLGEKAFEKFGKYFISMHFSDQQSGIHKKKLVFKFALPDHKNMVDMTRLVALVPYYIDLVGRYKLSSQARSKTDSARVKAAQEAYKELQNVRQETLQRKKADRRKMMEEAEAKLSAEAIRKKEAKERIRQMKKSGPKMKMTRAH from the exons ATGGCAAAGCGATCGTCGACTTCGCAGTGGTTAACACCAGTGAGCTCCCTCTTACTTCCACGAAGCGGCGACGCACTCTGGTACACCCTTTCTttgctctctctctcctcccttctcctCCACCACCTCTCCCTTCCCACCTACGCCGTCACTCCTTCCCCTCACTTCGAAGGCTTCGGCGACGACCTCGATGACCCACTTGATGATTCACCTATCCAACTCACCGATCTCCCCCCTTCCCCCACCTTGACTCAGTCCGATTCCCAAACTCACCACGGTCCACCTCCTTCGTCGTCGTCTTCAGATCTTCAATCTCAATTCACCGATTCTCCGCCGTCGCGTAAACCCTCCTCGCAGTTCGAGTACTGGGATGAAGACGAGTTCGAAGGCCTTCCTACCGATTTCCAACAATCTCTCCCTGAATCCCCCAAAGTCAGCGATGATACCACCCCTTCTGAAAACAACAAAGAAGTTGCATCTTCGTTATCTGATGCAAAACCCCAATTTGTCGCTGACCCTAAGTCTTTGATTGCCGTTTACGCGATAGAGATTGCTTGTGTTAGTTttttgattgtgtttgggatcaaCTACTTTACTGGGAAGAAGGAGAATGAGAATCTAGCTTTAGCTTGGGCGGCGAAATTCGCAACTAAGGACACTATCTTCGAGAAGAATTTCTCTCTGCTCGGGGTGGGCGAGGGGGAAGATTCGCCATTGTTGTTGAAAGAGGGTCAGAATGTGTTTAAATTCTATGCTAGTGGTCGGCGGTACTGCCAAGGGCTGTTGGCTACCTTAGAGTTGAAGAGTAGACATGATTTAATATCCAGGGTTTACAATGCTGTAGTTCCTACTAAAGATGAGATTACTTTCGAGGTTTATATGAACGACGAAGCCATAGATCAGGTGGTCTTCGCGGTGGCAAGGAAGAAGACGGCGAAAACTATGCTCAAGGAGTTTCCAGATCTTCAGAGATTTGGGTCTTTAATGCCCCCACCTAGTAATAAGAAGTGGGTTGCTGAAGACTTGAGTGTTGTCTCTGAGTCTAAGGAGGTTGGTGCTGATTTAATTACTGAGGTTGTGCTTGATCAG GTCTTGGGGGAGAAGGCTTTTGAGAAGTTTGGGAAGTACTTTATCTCGATGCATTTCTCAGATCAACAATCAGGAATCCATAAAAAGAAATTGGTGTTCAAATTTGCTCTTCCAGATCATAAGAACATGGTCGACATGACCAGGCTTGTGGCGTTGGTGCCATATTACATTGATTTAGTTGGACGATACAAATTGAGTTCACAG GCACGTTCCAAAACTGATTCAGCCAGAGTTAAGGCTGCCCAAGAGGCATACAAAGAATTGCAGAATGTTAGGCAAGAAACCTTGCAGAGAAAGAAAGCAGATAGGAGGAAGATGATGGAGGAGGCTGAAGCAAAGCTGAGTGCTGAGGCCATTCGTAAGAAAGAAGCCAAAGAACGTATTCGTCAGATGAAAAAGTCAGGGCCAAAAATGAAGATGACTCGTGCACATTAA